The sequence CCAACTTGTACCCCAATAGCAGCAGTGTGGACGCGCTCTTGAAACAGTCAGTGCGCGACAACCGACTCTACCGAACCAGCTGCCACAATAGCCGGGATATCGGTATCAGCGAAGTAATTGGCATTTGTATTGACTGTTTATTGCCAAACTTActtagccaaaaacaaaaaaaattaaaaacaaaaaaaacaggacTATCTAATCTCGTGTGCGCTTCAATTACCTTAGCTGATCaataaattccatttttttattgtattgaatttacattaattgttgtaagaaaggaaacaaaaaaaaaaaaataaaacaatttcgtaACATAATGGGCGTGCGCTCGAAAGAGTCCTTTTGCGCCGGGCTGAAACTGGCGTGTGCGCGTGTAATTTAGACGGAGACGGTAATTTGTCGATGAAGCCCGTTGTCGATGCTGACAGTTGCACCAACAATGCTGAGGTTCAATAGAAAtgtgttcaataaaaatttgcattaaattcGCATTGATTACATTGTGCAGTAACAACAGCAGCTGCAGCGCCTAAAAGCAGACAACCAGTCAAAGTCAAGACTAGCACTGCGATAATCAGTCAATCAGTGTGCTTTCGAGCCTTTGCGTTAATGGCTTTGTCGCTTAGCGTGCGCCAGCCGGGACAACAAATGCCGACAACAGAGGGGGCCAGGCAGCAACGGTCGTTGCAGGCAACAGCAACGGCTACTGCTGCCCATCATACCCAACAACCAGCGACGGCAGCGCATTTGCGTCTGCGGAAGCAGCATTCATTCACCGAAACCAATAGAGTACAGCATATCGGTGGTGGCAGTGGACATTTATTGGCATCTCGTCGAGCCGGTAGTGGTTACTTAACACGCGGCCTCTCGGTGGATCGCTCGCTGGAGAGTATACGTCAAAAAttggcaacagcaacaaaaacatcgACAGTGCATGAAACACAAAGTAAACGCCTGAACAAATCGTCGAAGAATGGCTCTGAAAAATTAAAGGGCATCAAAAATCTAAGAAATGCAGAGGGAAAGTATAGTTGCGTGCGTGCAGGTTCAACATCGTCGTTGTTAAAATCATTAGACAACGAGTTGAAGCAAGTGAATGGTCAATTAGGCCAGCAGTATAAGTGCAATAGTGTGTGTGATTCAgcaaatataaacaataaaacGGGGTAATTGTTTTGAGTGATTTATTTTCTAACAGTATACAAATGCattatcaaataataaaaaaacaaaaggtgaTTTAAGTCAGgaataaaaatgcagaaataatgctgattataaattaatttatgtgAGATGCTCGTATATTTTTAGCGGGCTCTATAAAACGAAGTTCACAAGCTACAATtggtttttttctgatttttagagttttattaaaataaatattttggattttcttCCACTCCTCAATAACGAGTTTTTTGAGTTTTAAGGTACTAAGACGATTCTATGCAAGGTGATATCGATTCTACAAACTCAACAATTTGGTGggctattatcaaattttagctGAAAGAAGAAGAGGGAAAGAAAATATGATATAAACAGTCTCACTTTGACAAGCAGGCACCAATCAGCTGGAGAAACAGCAGAGCTTTGTATAGACTCACCTTGTATAACACCTAAAAGTAATGTTTTTTATGACTTagaattttattaagtttattattttgaatttaagaatttttaaagcTGTTAAGCGTTAAAAATATTCAGTTTAGTGAATAAAATTGTCGATTAgttctgattttttaatttttttaaggggttaggggtagtcatgatttttaataatttgtttttgctagtcaattgctttattttacaaaaataaaaacgtaacattaattaaaaaaataataataataattgtaaaagttatcgctgtttgtgtggagcccgtttctccagaagccccttgcggtgatcatcacaagtccttggagattcatctaaaatcaatcggacaatgGAAATTAGTTGTAtcaatagataatcttgtgcttgATCGaagtctttttttcaaaattaacaatatggcagcctcaggaaatatttttcagattttcgagaaaaaaaccgacaattaattgtttaaaaaaatcgaaattaaaaaaaaaatccttcgatcaggatattgtttttcaaaagcaatatttttttatttaaagatattttcaatatttttaagatatattgtactttaagaaaatgccctaaaaataaatagaattttttgaaaattctgactacctctaaccccataaatgatttttttttattttgataaaattttactattCACGAGAACAACAACAAGTTCCCGAGTTTTTACCAATAAAAGTACCTAATAATTAGtctgagttttttttaattttttcgaaacagttttttttttgttctaaattttaaaattgtattgcttttgaaatcattctacgttttttttttgtaatcgatttttgaataaataaaataaatatttttacgatttttctaaGTAGATTGAACTAAAGCATTAATTATTTGcgatttttatgaatttgttaaaataattatttttaattcgaaGAATTTTTAATAACGCGCTTCtgagtttttatgaaaaaattaataattggttctgattttttaatttttttttaagcctttATCTGTTTACTGGTCAGAACGAAAATTGTTCGCATAAtgtcgagtatactcgtcatgaGGATAAAAAAATCGCATTCGTATTATTATGCAACGAATCAACTGTAATTCTCTCCCCCTCCCttaaaaagcgaaaataaagatcttttgaaaaatgtacatttttgaatattcgttaaaccttatttattttaattcgcaATAGCTTGTATTAAGCTCAAATAACAAATTCTCGGGAAGAACCGTTACATAacgattttgttttcaaatattttaaaaaagctttcGGTATGATTTTCTCAGTTGATTGTACGTTCTCATGGTTGAGAGCACGAAAGTTATAAGAGTCTTGTGGATTTTAAAGACAGGAAAAGTAATAGTAGGTACTTTTATTCCTTTGAGGAACATAATTGTGAgatacataattttaattttccctaTCAGATGTAATATTAGAAGAGAGTCCAGATATTGGTGCCCATTATACAAGCTAGAAGTATGTGCTGTATCTTGCTTTGAAAACTATCAATTTCCTTAGtttaagtttttagttttataattttgatttcttGAAgattatttggtcttttaatgcTTCTGCATTCCTATAATGCCTTAATTGTATCTTTatgcgaaatattttttatcaatgaaattttgtttgttaaccacgactaaaaatatacatacattttctaaaAGACCAACAAGCAACGCTTGATTTTTAGTCATAGTTGCCTACTTTTACAGGCAGAAACATTTTACTCTGTTTATGTCGAGTATACTCGTCTTCGCTGTAAAATAATTAAGGCAGAAAGagtttttcgaaacaaaaatcaAACAGTTAAaggatttttactttttcttgggTTTCTGAGTTTCTgactttttgcaaataaaagttgTCTTAGttgtgatttttgaatttttttcataaattttactaCTTCCGAAATCAACAATGTATTTGAGAGTTTAACGAGTGAAAGTAATAAATAGTGcagagcaattttttttttaattttctccaaataatttttttttattttgattttaaaaatttaattaaataattgaatttaattgagAAAATGTAATAACTACAAGGAGAAGTCCAAAAtcaacaagactgagctaaaacagaaacgacaggagctttgttctgataacttcgagtctatttattcaaaatagtaccCTCTGgcttcgatacactgttttgcacgatttaaaagcttttcgaaagccttTTCGGTAAAAGCCTTTTGGAAGGCCTCTACggtcgcaaaacgttttcctttcatggccaagtGCAATTTTCCGattaggtagaagtcacagggagcgatatcaggcgaatacggtgagtgagtgatggttaaaatgcgatttctagtcaaaaaatcagtcacaaaagtggatcgatgagatggtgcactATAATGCAATAAGCGCAGCtttctccttcgcggtattcagggcgaatccGACAAATGCGATGCAATGAACGCCAAAGTAGAAAATTGCAATGAGGGTTTGgaccgttggcacgaactccttgtggacaattcctctGGAATCgcaaaaacaaatgaacatcgatttgactttgacttctccaaacgcgattttttgggtggtagtTCGTTTTgtgccttccattcggcactttgacgcttagtttcatgTTATAAACACCACGGTTCATCACCATCACGATTCCTCAGTTTAtatgtgcggaatgaaacgtgcacagacagacctttcgtaagcccaaatgatcacttaaaatgcgataaattgatgttttgaagatattcaactccgattccaagaatttcaacgatgatttcggttcatttttgataaatttacgaataatttcgatggagtttccggtgattactgattttgggtggcccgtatgttcattgtcatttatgttctGACAAACATCtgtgaaacgtgtaaaccactcatgaactctggcaggAGATAAACAATCATCACAATAAACGTTTTTCATTAACTCAAATGTTTcggttttaccgattttaaaacaaaatttgatattagctctttgttcgaaactcatttttgtaccgatgacacaaacatactaacactttagatgcaataacttcactttcactgaaccgaatgtcaccaagacTTCACTGGAAGTTagagatgtaacttccaacgcattaaaaaaaaaactcattaaaaCGATGGCGCcatcagaaatatttttatgacgccagtcttgtttattttggacttcaccttgtattgctatttttctttttataaatcttagtttatatatatttatatatacaatttgCGCGTTTGGccagctcttcctcctatttgtggtttgtGTCTTGTTGATTTtctacaaatgaagggacctacaattttatgacGTCTcaaaacggcaaatggttttttatgaggcgctttttcatggcagaaatacactcggaggtttgctactGCCAGACGAGAGGCGAtcactattagaaacaactttttcttcattttggtctttcaccgaaactcgaacctactttctctctgaattccggatggtagtcacgcaccaatccattcggatacggcggccgccacacatatatgtatatataacgtCGCGAAAATACCTGCTGGTTGAAAGAATACAAATTCTCATTTCCATAAAACTTGATCGGTCGCTTTCGAGCTTGCACGCCCATACTGCTTTATGTCATTTTAAATGTCATAGTTTTCTGTGATAATCAAAATTTACACTATactacacatacacaaacaccaCATATCTTacgatattaaaattcaattttagaaaataggCCAAACACACctacatttttatgtatgtatgcatgtgcaagTACCTACCGTTGTAGTTTTGAGCTCAATTACATTTAATAGCGAGTTACTATGAATATCTAGTGTCTGGAATCACGATATCGTTCGTTGAActacatttttgcttttaaagttTCTAGTGAGCACTTAGTaattatagttttatttttagatatcAACAAAGACACCCCCACAATGATGAGTGTATGCGATTTTCTGCAGACTAGCaaggcaataaaaattattattttcatcaacactcacaattacatacatacagatattcATCTAAATCCAAACGGAggggaaaacaagaaaaaaaggaaaattgaaATTATCCATGCCAATGCAGAGGCAAACAAATGCTTAggtacaaatttatattataagtaCATCAACTGACATACATATTTCCGTTTATggtctactttttggcgctgtCACTTGCGCAGATCAATCACACGTGATTTCTTAAACAACATAATAAATGtagtattttcacttttttagtgCCATAAATAggcacaaatatatatatgtatttacttacttaccGATAAATAGAAGAGGCGTTACATGGGCGTTAATATCATGCGATAGGTAGCTATTTTTGATAGCTAGAAGTAAAtgctattaaaaaattgtgtttgttcCTGCACTTATTTTCAAGCCATAAACTGCGCAGAGTGGAATTTGTGATATTTATCTGCTTAATAAATTTATCTAGGCCTTACGTGTTTGCATAATTTAGCTGTCAGTTAACACAAAACATATTCATTTGTACTGTCTGGTTGTATTTATAGGCCTAGCAGTTTCAGCAGGAAGTCAAATTCGCCGCCACCAGCGTCCGAGCATCAGCGCAAAATTGCCAATTCCTCATCACCTCTTAAAGGTGATAGCAAAAAAGTTAATCTGAGCATTGTATTATCGCATGCGCTTAATTATAGACCAATAAACGGCAACGAATCCAACAATAGCGACATTGAAAGTTCTTCCGAAAGCACAGAGTCCAATGTAAGATGAAAACAAAGTAATGCAGTGCATAATactacaattaaataaaaatacaaatacattcaaaattgaataaaaatacaaatacattaaaaattaaataaaaacacaaatacatatattaagaattaaatacaataaaataaataaataataaacttttttcacatATTATTTCACTCAATAATTTAGCAGCGCAAAACTACGACCTCAGAGCGCACCTTGTGTACCGATTTGCCTGCTAGAGCAAATGTGTCAGCAGCTTCCGCTTCTGCCACCGCCGTTGccacttctacttctacttcaactataaCTGCCAATGCCACTGTCCAGCAGCGCCGCGCACAATTTCGTTCCAGTCGCAATATCACCGTAAATACCAGCACCAGCATAGCGAGTGTGCCACCCACAGCTAGTAACGCCATTTTACTGAATAACCAAAACGATTCAGAAATTGTGCCTTCGTCTGCCAACAATACAACTGGCACTTTAAACGCTGCACCATCTCTAATCGTTcaacggcggccgcctttgGTGCGTGCTATGTCCGCGCCAGTGCGTTCACGTTCGATAGACGAGAATTCCAAAGGTGTATTTGCGTTTCAGAAACGCAAATTGCGGCGTCGTAAGTTGATTTCGCGCAATCCAAGTGTTTGCGAAAAATCCGAAGCGCCTGTTGGTGGTGTAGATAAAAATGATATACTCTTCGATTTGAATGCTATAAGTGGAAAGAAGCAACCGATATCACGTGCACGCTCCACACTTGCGGTCGATGTGATCACATTGGTCTCATTGGTTAGCTCTGAGGGTAGCGATTCGGAAAAGGAAGACTCTGCGCCGGAAACCAACCGTGGGAATTCGGAACGTTCCCGTAGCACTGGCATGCCATCGCTGCGAAAGACCGGCAAATCAGGTGAGCGTCACGTATTTAATTAGCATTTATGTATATTCGTATTTACATGGAGTAAGTACATGTTATTTCATCAATAAAACTGACCATAGACACAGACTTAATTTATACAACATTTCATTTTGTGTTATGTTAGTTAAGCCCctgctaattttattttttttttatttattactttaaatattcttAGTTGCATaacttctaaaattaaaaacaaagtgtTTTACAATTCAGCGAGCACCACTAGAAATTCGCcgttttccaaatttatttttgtatacgcCATTTTGTGACAGATCTGATCAAATTTCTCCGTATACAACAATACCACTAAAAACGTACATGTCAGGAAGTTTTACCCCCGAATCGTTCTTATTTTGCCTTGCGTATGATACAATTGGCTCCGATTTGATTCCAATTTGAGTCAATTTAgaattaattactttttatgtggtgaaattttcattccaaGATTTTTTAGAGCaacgaacaaaaaattaactcgccttgttttattctgtgctgacagctacgtggacacggcgaaagaaaacaaacaaatcagctgatttaccaacaccacctttaatagattgccTTGAAACAAGTATTACAGTT is a genomic window of Anastrepha ludens isolate Willacy chromosome 6, idAnaLude1.1, whole genome shotgun sequence containing:
- the LOC128867535 gene encoding uncharacterized protein LOC128867535, which translates into the protein MALSLSVRQPGQQMPTTEGARQQRSLQATATATAAHHTQQPATAAHLRLRKQHSFTETNRVQHIGGGSGHLLASRRAGSGYLTRGLSVDRSLESIRQKLATATKTSTVHETQSKRLNKSSKNGSEKLKGIKNLRNAEGKYSCVRAGSTSSLLKSLDNELKQVNGQLGQQYKCNSVCDSANINNKTGPSSFSRKSNSPPPASEHQRKIANSSSPLKGDSKKVNLSIVLSHALNYRPINGNESNNSDIESSSESTESNRKTTTSERTLCTDLPARANVSAASASATAVATSTSTSTITANATVQQRRAQFRSSRNITVNTSTSIASVPPTASNAILLNNQNDSEIVPSSANNTTGTLNAAPSLIVQRRPPLVRAMSAPVRSRSIDENSKGVFAFQKRKLRRRKLISRNPSVCEKSEAPVGGVDKNDILFDLNAISGKKQPISRARSTLAVDVITLVSLVSSEGSDSEKEDSAPETNRGNSERSRSTGMPSLRKTGKSVSFQENYPPNFQLATKEYSHMIRRGSIAPLAARLRSNRPPTAPPVSIFMNESNTNTAMPTTASKNFGSNSSADFNANTCNASTVMQNAKNAATATDLTCDAKQSEEYTYPDYVRSLKERECWKLYRKMSVKGVSVSYETVLRGMLTPTEFRQIQKQREIEEAKARALEEEKDAALEMQPPISAVDRLTQKLLKK